One window of the Vigna radiata var. radiata cultivar VC1973A chromosome 1, Vradiata_ver6, whole genome shotgun sequence genome contains the following:
- the LOC106764721 gene encoding myb-related protein 2 isoform X2, with product MYYQQQQQQIAARNLHALRMHSHTERHMMMQGGNGACDSGLVLSTDAKPRLKWTPDLHERFIEAVNQLGGADKATPKTVLKLMGIPGLTLYHLKSHLQKYRISKNMHGQTNTANNKIEATSRMSEASGIQMKHLSIGLQTNKNSEINDALQMQIEVQRRLHEQLEVQRHLQLRIEAQGKYLQAVLEKAQETLGRQNLGAEGVEAAKVQLSELASRVSSQSLDTKFSELKELQVLWPQQTQDGQATECSMGSFLTYSEESQRDRETHNMSLNLIAFNGPPFSVSKDCVEESMHLKPDLTLSEDVKQNMMFLSSSSDGKVVKGDFLQEGPSSLLSMNVGVLEEEKFGRTTLSKEEGWKVRDSTETGRMAVKLNHEKISPDYRLPNFEVKLDLNSHDDNDASSHCQQFDLNGFSWNC from the exons ATGTACTatcagcagcagcagcagcagatAGCAGCAAGAAACTTGCATGCTTTAAGGATGCACAGCCACACTGAGAGGCATATGATGATGCAAGGAGGCAATGGGGCTTGTGATTCAGGACTTGTTCTTTCAACCGATGCTAAGCCTAGACTAAAATGGACACCAGATCTTCATGAACGGTTCATAGAAGCAGTCAATCAACTTGGAGGAGCAGACA AAGCTACACCAAAAACAGTTTTGAAACTGATGGGGATTCCTGGACTTACTCTCTACCACTTAAAGAGTCATCTACAG AAGTACAGAATCAGTAAAAATATGCATGGACAAACCAATACTGCCAACAATAAAATTG AAGCAACAAGCAGAATGTCAGAAGCAAGTGGAATTCAAATGAAACATTTAAGCATAGGCCTACAGACAAACAA AAATTCAGAAATTAATGATGCCTTACAGATGCAAATCGAAGTACAAAGAAGACTGCATGAGCAGCTTGAG GTACAGCGACACTTGCAGCTAAGGATAGAGGCACAAGGGAAGTACCTTCAGGCAGTGTTGGAAAAGGCACAAGAAACACTAGGAAGACAAAATTTAGGTGCAGAGGGTGTTGAAGCTGCCAAAGTTCAATTATCTGAACTGGCATCAAGAGTATCCTCTCAAAGTCTTGACACTAAATTTTCAGAACTGAAAGAGCTACAGGTTCTGTGGCCTCAGCAAACACAAGATGGCCAAGCCACTGAGTGTTCAATGGGGAGTTTCTTAACCTATAGTGAGGAATCTCAAAGAGACAGAGAAACACATAATATGAGCCTGAATCTGATAGCCTTCAATGGCCCTCCATTTTCAGTTTCAAAAGATTGTGTGGAAGAGTCAATGCATTTGAAGCCTGATCTCACATTGAGTGAAGATGTGAAGCAGAATATGATGTTTCTTTCCTCATCAAGTGATGGTAAAGTAGTGAAGGGAGATTTTTTACAAGAAGGGCCTTCAAGCCTCTTATCCATGAATGTTGGAGTTCTAGAAGAGGAAAAATTTGGGAGAACAACTCTTTCAAAGGAAGAAGGGTGGAAAGTAAGAGACAGCACTGAAACTGGGAGAATGGCAGTTAAATTGAACCATGAGAAGATTTCTCCAGATTATAGACTTCCAAACTTTGAAGTGAAACTGGACCTGAATTCCCATGATGATAATGATGCTTCTTCCCACTGCCAACAATTTGATTTGAATGGTTTCAGCTGGAATTGCTAG
- the LOC106764721 gene encoding myb-related protein 2 isoform X1 has protein sequence MYYQQQQQQIAARNLHALRMHSHTERHMMMQGGNGACDSGLVLSTDAKPRLKWTPDLHERFIEAVNQLGGADKATPKTVLKLMGIPGLTLYHLKSHLQKYRISKNMHGQTNTANNKIEATSRMSEASGIQMKHLSIGLQTNKNSEINDALQMQIEVQRRLHEQLEQVQRHLQLRIEAQGKYLQAVLEKAQETLGRQNLGAEGVEAAKVQLSELASRVSSQSLDTKFSELKELQVLWPQQTQDGQATECSMGSFLTYSEESQRDRETHNMSLNLIAFNGPPFSVSKDCVEESMHLKPDLTLSEDVKQNMMFLSSSSDGKVVKGDFLQEGPSSLLSMNVGVLEEEKFGRTTLSKEEGWKVRDSTETGRMAVKLNHEKISPDYRLPNFEVKLDLNSHDDNDASSHCQQFDLNGFSWNC, from the exons ATGTACTatcagcagcagcagcagcagatAGCAGCAAGAAACTTGCATGCTTTAAGGATGCACAGCCACACTGAGAGGCATATGATGATGCAAGGAGGCAATGGGGCTTGTGATTCAGGACTTGTTCTTTCAACCGATGCTAAGCCTAGACTAAAATGGACACCAGATCTTCATGAACGGTTCATAGAAGCAGTCAATCAACTTGGAGGAGCAGACA AAGCTACACCAAAAACAGTTTTGAAACTGATGGGGATTCCTGGACTTACTCTCTACCACTTAAAGAGTCATCTACAG AAGTACAGAATCAGTAAAAATATGCATGGACAAACCAATACTGCCAACAATAAAATTG AAGCAACAAGCAGAATGTCAGAAGCAAGTGGAATTCAAATGAAACATTTAAGCATAGGCCTACAGACAAACAA AAATTCAGAAATTAATGATGCCTTACAGATGCAAATCGAAGTACAAAGAAGACTGCATGAGCAGCTTGAG CAGGTACAGCGACACTTGCAGCTAAGGATAGAGGCACAAGGGAAGTACCTTCAGGCAGTGTTGGAAAAGGCACAAGAAACACTAGGAAGACAAAATTTAGGTGCAGAGGGTGTTGAAGCTGCCAAAGTTCAATTATCTGAACTGGCATCAAGAGTATCCTCTCAAAGTCTTGACACTAAATTTTCAGAACTGAAAGAGCTACAGGTTCTGTGGCCTCAGCAAACACAAGATGGCCAAGCCACTGAGTGTTCAATGGGGAGTTTCTTAACCTATAGTGAGGAATCTCAAAGAGACAGAGAAACACATAATATGAGCCTGAATCTGATAGCCTTCAATGGCCCTCCATTTTCAGTTTCAAAAGATTGTGTGGAAGAGTCAATGCATTTGAAGCCTGATCTCACATTGAGTGAAGATGTGAAGCAGAATATGATGTTTCTTTCCTCATCAAGTGATGGTAAAGTAGTGAAGGGAGATTTTTTACAAGAAGGGCCTTCAAGCCTCTTATCCATGAATGTTGGAGTTCTAGAAGAGGAAAAATTTGGGAGAACAACTCTTTCAAAGGAAGAAGGGTGGAAAGTAAGAGACAGCACTGAAACTGGGAGAATGGCAGTTAAATTGAACCATGAGAAGATTTCTCCAGATTATAGACTTCCAAACTTTGAAGTGAAACTGGACCTGAATTCCCATGATGATAATGATGCTTCTTCCCACTGCCAACAATTTGATTTGAATGGTTTCAGCTGGAATTGCTAG
- the LOC106765238 gene encoding uncharacterized protein LOC106765238, with amino-acid sequence MERWSGVLRVPLHPNSRRFHRVGVSLCLSPETKTLCVPIANAIFFLGDRVEGSGNPVIERISNLQNLSEIVVTKFGSSINAWVIEASVFNGPFAVYKDFILSMNQYGEPSSYNPIDFPASTSTVSLLSNCLEEAKKVILGTQVDSKSGCTSACSFSQPETFILGFSKGGTVLNQIITELGFSDIGSNVNSPDVGSEDIYIVPKTNEDLLNSISDIHYVDVGLNTAGAYLTNHDVFERISKRLMQGAPQLRFILHGTPRQWSDKRRDWIRNEKDKMLHLLESEVRKSLGKIKVFSRYYFADMPPSMQMHFEIIESLDVS; translated from the exons ATGGAACGTTGGAGTGGAGTTTTGAGAGTCCCTCTGCATCCTAATAGCAGGAGATTCCATAGGGTTGGTGTGTCTCTCTGCCTTTCTCCGGAAACCAAAACACTTTGT GTTCCTATCGCCAATGCTATATTTTTTTTGGGTGACCGGGTGGAAGGGTCAGGTAACCCAGTGATTGAGAGGATATCAAATTTACAAAATCTATCTGAAATTGTTGTGACCAAATTTGGTTCTTCGATCAATGCTTGGGTTATTGAGGCTTCTGTTTTTAATGGACCTTTTGCTGTCTACAAGGACTTCATACTGTCCATGAATCAATATGGAGAACCAAGTTCATATAATCCAATTGATTTCCCTGCATCTACATCAACTGTGTCGCTCTTATCTAATTGCCTGGAAGAA GCAAAAAAAGTTATCTTAGGAACGCAAGTAGATTCAAAGTCTGGCTGCACTTCTGCCTGTTCTTTCTCTCAGCCCGAGACATTCATCCTTGGATTTAGCAAAGGTGGAACTGTGCTGAACCAGATAATTACTGAACTGGGATTCTCAGATATTGGTTCTAACGTGAATTCACCCGATGTGGGATCTGAGGATATTTACATTGTTCCCAAAACAAATGAAGACTTACTGAACAGCATCAGCGATATTCATTATGTTGATGTTGGTCTGAACACTGCTGGGGCATACCTAACTAACCATGATGTGTTTGAGAGAATCTCCAAAAGGCTCATGCAAGGAGCTCCTCAACTCCGTTTTATCCTTCATGGCACACCGAGACAATGGAGTGACAAACGTCGTGATTGGATAcggaatgaaaaagataaaatgctGCATCTTCTTGAATCTGAAGTGCGTAAGAGTTtgggaaaaataaaagtattctCAAGGTATTATTTTGCTGATATGCCTCCAAGTATGCAGATGCACTTTGAAATAATAGAAAGTTTAGACGTAAGTTAG